One Dietzia sp. JS16-p6b genomic window carries:
- a CDS encoding thrombospondin type 3 repeat-containing protein yields MTKPSGSEPAGCAAESATEPAREMRRGRPRGRRRNGLIPVALAAAVTLVLGGASVARAVSASPLDAHTDLEFSLDGVTWSDAPDLVLRSWGCDLAGGPAHTDPRGAIGGTPEVDPCSMSPGQSIDRTYHVRNATTTGRTGRYAVGIGDYLVSGGAEFDVSSTLTGAVEVDSRTVTLYGPDTPRAGDSPARGTTVAALDLAPGQTATVVDEVSVPLDVENHTQRQSVSPMIWVSFSDIGVVDTDGDGLPDLAEDQLGLDPTDPVNRLPDGRTGRSFGPEVFLPSASEGIVLDVDTSSLPPGLRLEDGVLKGTPTRAGTYDIGFAVTLPDGATYHSIRRVVIRPGAGGGSVDLPDLIWPVVIVGVIGLILGPLLGSLGGSLGGSLGGGIGDSLGGWPGGSAGVPPDGSSDGSAASGSSPGTVAPVSPAPGTPAPPPRPPSSTAGPGGTGQVPVNSLTPRDGAPSSEWARANSQVRGSLAETGVGATDLLLWALTAAAAGVTLILLAGRRRRDAEC; encoded by the coding sequence ATGACGAAACCCTCAGGATCCGAGCCTGCCGGATGCGCTGCCGAGAGTGCCACTGAGCCTGCCCGTGAGATGCGGCGCGGCCGGCCACGAGGTCGTCGCAGGAACGGGCTGATCCCTGTCGCCCTCGCGGCCGCGGTCACCCTGGTGCTCGGCGGGGCATCCGTCGCCCGGGCCGTCTCCGCCTCGCCCCTGGACGCCCACACCGACCTCGAGTTCTCACTCGACGGCGTCACGTGGTCGGACGCGCCGGACCTCGTCCTGAGGTCGTGGGGGTGCGACCTCGCCGGCGGGCCCGCGCACACCGATCCCCGGGGTGCGATCGGGGGCACCCCCGAGGTGGACCCGTGTTCGATGTCGCCGGGCCAGTCGATCGACAGGACCTATCACGTGCGCAACGCCACCACGACGGGGCGGACCGGGCGATACGCGGTGGGGATCGGCGACTACCTGGTCTCCGGCGGGGCCGAGTTCGACGTGAGCAGCACCCTCACGGGCGCCGTTGAGGTCGACTCCCGGACCGTGACCCTCTACGGCCCCGACACCCCCCGTGCCGGGGATTCCCCGGCCCGCGGGACCACGGTGGCGGCTCTCGACCTCGCTCCCGGGCAGACGGCGACGGTGGTCGACGAGGTGTCCGTGCCCCTCGACGTGGAGAACCACACGCAGCGACAGAGCGTGAGTCCGATGATCTGGGTGTCCTTCTCCGACATCGGGGTGGTGGACACCGACGGAGACGGGTTGCCGGATCTCGCCGAGGACCAGCTCGGCCTCGACCCCACCGACCCGGTCAACCGACTGCCCGACGGCAGGACCGGCCGGAGCTTCGGGCCTGAGGTGTTCCTGCCTTCGGCGTCCGAGGGGATCGTGCTCGACGTGGATACCTCGTCCCTGCCGCCGGGCCTGCGGCTCGAGGACGGGGTCCTGAAGGGCACACCCACGAGGGCGGGGACCTACGACATCGGGTTCGCCGTGACACTGCCCGACGGGGCCACCTACCACTCCATTCGACGAGTGGTGATCCGTCCCGGGGCCGGCGGCGGCTCCGTGGACCTGCCCGACCTCATCTGGCCGGTGGTGATCGTCGGGGTCATCGGACTCATCCTGGGGCCGTTGCTCGGGTCCCTGGGCGGATCCCTGGGTGGGTCCCTGGGTGGGGGGATCGGGGACTCCCTCGGCGGATGGCCCGGCGGGTCGGCCGGCGTGCCCCCGGACGGATCCTCCGACGGCTCGGCCGCTTCCGGGTCCTCGCCAGGCACCGTCGCCCCCGTCAGCCCCGCGCCCGGCACACCCGCGCCACCGCCGCGCCCCCCGTCGTCGACCGCCGGCCCCGGTGGCACCGGGCAGGTCCCCGTGAACTCGCTGACCCCACGCGACGGCGCGCCGTCCTCGGAATGGGCTCGCGCCAACTCCCAGGTGCGCGGCTCGCTGGCGGAGACGGGCGTGGGAGCGACGGACCTGCTGCTGTGGGCCCTGACCGCCGCCGCGGCCGGAGTGACCCTGATCCTGCTGGCCGGCCGGCGGCGTCGCGACGCCGAGTGCTGA
- the pta gene encoding phosphate acetyltransferase, which yields MPDSAAPDSPVAETLPPEPAAPTIPSPVAQVPLSSSAVYVAAPEGDTGKSTVALGLLRILAGTVQRVGVFRPVTVAPRVAGAGTGPGAESVTGTDPTRDRIVEMLLQHTTVDLDYEDCIGVTNARVHEDRESALAEIVDRYHVVAGQCDVVVILGTDYTGVPSPTEFDFNATLAVNLGAPVLLVLRGADRTPGEIGTNARLTLEELRQEHAHPVGVVVNRCDPEDLEDIQAELAPLDLPAWTLPSQALLTAPTMGELVEAVDGTLYSGDPALLDREVMNLMVGGMTGERILERLVDGMVVIVPADRTDAVLAVLTAHAAEGFPSLAGMIWNGGLMPNAAMDRLVRGMRSTLPIVCTSHGTYDTARLAADTRGRVYSGSGRKVETALSLMETHIDTEELLARLRVDTPSVMTPQMFEHQLLERARADKRHIVLPEGDDDRILHAAGRLLRRDVADLTILGDPETVRRRADELGIDLAGAQILDPRTSEHAEPFARMYATLREHKGMTLDVARDRMLDISYFATMMVYTGLADGMVSGAAHTTAHTIRPALEIIRTKPGVKTVSSVFLMCLSDHVLAFGDCAVVPAPTAEQLADIALSSAETASRFGVEPRVALLSYSTGDSGSGADVDKVREATEIVCARIAAAGEGDPLADLMVDGPLQFDAAVDPTVARKKMPDSPIAGRATVLIFPDLNTGNNTYKAVQRTAGAVAIGPVLQGLRKPINDLSRGALVEDIVNTVAITAVQAQGTADQAQAAAADPGEES from the coding sequence GTGCCCGATTCCGCCGCGCCCGATTCCCCCGTAGCCGAGACGCTCCCGCCCGAGCCCGCCGCTCCCACGATCCCGTCCCCGGTGGCCCAGGTCCCCCTGTCCTCCTCCGCGGTCTACGTCGCGGCGCCCGAGGGCGACACCGGGAAGTCGACCGTGGCTCTCGGGCTGCTGCGGATCCTCGCCGGGACCGTCCAGAGGGTGGGGGTCTTCCGTCCGGTCACCGTCGCGCCACGTGTCGCCGGCGCCGGGACCGGACCAGGCGCGGAGTCCGTGACGGGAACAGACCCCACGCGCGACCGCATCGTGGAGATGCTGCTCCAGCACACCACCGTCGATCTCGACTACGAGGACTGCATCGGGGTGACCAATGCCCGGGTCCACGAGGACCGCGAATCGGCGCTCGCCGAGATCGTGGACAGATACCACGTGGTGGCCGGGCAGTGCGATGTGGTGGTGATCCTCGGGACCGATTACACGGGCGTGCCCAGCCCCACCGAGTTCGACTTCAACGCCACCCTCGCGGTGAACCTCGGCGCGCCCGTTCTGCTGGTGCTCCGCGGTGCCGATCGGACTCCGGGGGAGATCGGTACCAACGCCCGACTGACCCTGGAGGAACTCCGACAGGAGCACGCCCACCCGGTGGGCGTCGTCGTCAACCGGTGCGACCCCGAGGACCTGGAGGACATTCAAGCCGAGCTCGCTCCCCTGGACCTGCCCGCCTGGACGTTGCCCAGCCAGGCCCTCCTCACCGCGCCCACGATGGGTGAACTGGTCGAGGCCGTTGACGGCACGCTCTACTCCGGTGACCCGGCGCTGCTGGACCGGGAGGTCATGAACCTCATGGTGGGCGGGATGACCGGCGAGCGCATCCTGGAGCGGCTGGTGGACGGCATGGTCGTGATCGTGCCCGCCGACCGGACCGACGCCGTGCTCGCGGTCCTCACCGCGCACGCAGCGGAGGGGTTCCCGTCGTTGGCCGGGATGATCTGGAACGGCGGTCTCATGCCGAACGCGGCGATGGACCGACTGGTCAGGGGAATGCGCTCGACGTTGCCGATCGTCTGTACCTCCCACGGCACCTACGACACCGCTCGCCTGGCGGCGGACACCCGGGGGCGCGTCTACTCCGGGTCCGGGCGGAAGGTCGAGACGGCGCTGAGCCTGATGGAGACCCACATCGACACCGAGGAGCTGCTGGCCCGTCTACGCGTGGACACCCCCAGTGTGATGACGCCGCAGATGTTCGAGCACCAGCTCCTCGAGCGTGCCCGCGCGGACAAGCGTCACATCGTGCTCCCCGAAGGCGACGACGACCGCATCCTCCACGCCGCTGGCCGGCTGCTGCGTCGAGATGTCGCCGACCTGACCATCCTGGGCGATCCCGAGACCGTGCGCCGACGCGCGGACGAACTGGGCATCGACCTGGCCGGGGCACAGATCCTCGACCCGCGCACGAGTGAGCACGCCGAGCCGTTCGCCCGGATGTACGCGACGCTGCGCGAGCACAAGGGCATGACCCTGGACGTCGCGCGGGACAGGATGCTCGACATCTCCTACTTCGCCACGATGATGGTGTACACCGGCCTCGCCGACGGAATGGTCTCCGGCGCCGCGCACACGACCGCGCACACCATTCGGCCCGCCCTGGAGATCATCCGGACGAAGCCGGGAGTGAAGACGGTGTCCAGCGTGTTCCTCATGTGCCTGTCCGACCACGTGCTGGCCTTCGGCGACTGCGCTGTGGTCCCCGCCCCGACCGCCGAACAGCTCGCCGACATCGCGCTGTCCTCCGCCGAGACGGCCTCCCGGTTCGGAGTGGAACCACGGGTCGCGCTGCTCTCGTACTCCACCGGTGACTCAGGCAGCGGAGCAGACGTGGACAAGGTGCGCGAGGCCACCGAGATCGTCTGCGCGCGCATCGCCGCCGCGGGCGAGGGGGACCCGCTGGCGGACCTCATGGTGGACGGGCCGCTGCAGTTCGACGCCGCCGTCGACCCCACCGTGGCCCGCAAGAAGATGCCGGACTCGCCGATCGCCGGCCGCGCCACCGTGCTGATCTTCCCCGACCTGAACACGGGCAACAACACCTACAAGGCAGTGCAGCGTACCGCCGGCGCCGTGGCGATCGGCCCGGTCCTGCAGGGGCTCCGCAAGCCCATCAACGACCTCTCGCGTGGCGCGCTGGTCGAGGACATCGTCAACACCGTCGCCATCACCGCCGTCCAGGCGCAGGGCACGGCCGACCAGGCGCAGGCCGCGGCCGCAGACCCGGGAGAGGAGTCGTGA
- a CDS encoding serine/threonine protein kinase, translating into MSYRGADDGAPLDEPTVGTQATFRPEPTQDTGSTPDTRATPTGRAHTEATEATSAMAVTGAMPATGAMAATGAVPATGAVSMTGYLENSGGTPDTDADEAGAVTGPVATADATGDPESRTRSVPVERPSARTGDGATGDRAGSAPFRMRQPSKPEDRPSPASEGLVDLPYIIPVDPHSAMLSPEDIEAECEASDGRLPRPELRPGDVVADQYEVRGALAHGGMGWIYLAVDHNVSDRWVVLKGLLHADQAEAQEVAVAEREILAELSHPSIVRIYNFIHDDWATSPTHGGYIVMEYVGGPSLRDVRRSAPGRVLPVEKAIAYVLEALTALSYLHSVGLVYNDLKPENIMLTEDHVKLIDMGAVSGVGDYGHIYGTPGFQAPEIPETGPTIASDLYTVGRTLASLIVRLPVVDGRYADGIPSPVEEPVFSRYDSLYRFLLRSTNEDPTMRFRSANGMAGQLMGVLREVLALRTGIPHPAFSSVFSPQRSTFGTLFTVEPTDFLVDGHARDTTLTGAELVDALPVPLMESSDPAGRILAATSYTSVEQRIDTLRELYSDTESEAHDSVGVIMSLARAYLESGDLASAEALLEENSDRLRSEWRLVWYVGVIALLKGDPVGAYPKFQQVLSAMPGENGPKLALAATAELILDVCPEGDRARWARSSEHFYRTVWSVDRSVVSSAFGLARQLQRRGEVAAAIEELDRVPPNSRYSALANLTAILLLCQGRPLRETEESHLREAARRVANLSAGEHRAVQIRLTVLTTALSWIQLPGNEPSPSPLMRGVPFTEFGLRTGAETVLRTLARSTETRQQRFRLVDQANSIRPRTLF; encoded by the coding sequence ATGAGCTACCGCGGCGCGGATGACGGAGCCCCCCTCGACGAGCCGACCGTCGGAACCCAGGCCACGTTCCGGCCCGAGCCGACGCAGGACACCGGGTCGACCCCGGACACCAGGGCGACGCCGACAGGCCGGGCACACACGGAGGCGACCGAGGCCACGTCGGCCATGGCGGTCACGGGCGCGATGCCCGCCACCGGGGCGATGGCGGCGACCGGCGCCGTACCGGCCACGGGCGCCGTCTCGATGACGGGATACCTCGAGAACTCCGGCGGCACCCCGGACACCGACGCGGACGAGGCGGGCGCCGTCACCGGACCCGTCGCCACCGCGGACGCCACCGGCGACCCCGAGTCGCGCACCCGGTCGGTCCCCGTGGAGCGACCCTCCGCCCGGACCGGGGACGGGGCCACGGGCGACCGCGCCGGCTCGGCACCGTTCCGGATGCGTCAACCCAGTAAGCCCGAGGACCGACCGAGCCCGGCGTCGGAGGGGCTGGTGGACCTGCCGTACATCATCCCGGTGGATCCCCACTCGGCCATGCTCTCGCCGGAGGACATCGAGGCCGAGTGCGAGGCCTCGGATGGACGACTCCCGCGGCCCGAACTCCGACCCGGCGACGTGGTGGCCGACCAGTACGAGGTCCGCGGCGCGCTCGCCCACGGTGGGATGGGTTGGATCTACCTCGCCGTGGACCACAACGTGTCCGACCGGTGGGTGGTGCTCAAGGGCCTGCTCCACGCCGACCAGGCCGAGGCGCAGGAGGTGGCGGTGGCCGAGCGGGAGATCCTGGCCGAACTCTCCCACCCGTCGATCGTGAGGATCTACAACTTCATCCACGACGACTGGGCCACCTCGCCCACCCACGGCGGCTACATCGTGATGGAGTACGTCGGTGGGCCCAGCCTGCGGGACGTGCGCAGGTCGGCGCCGGGTCGCGTCCTGCCGGTGGAGAAGGCGATCGCGTACGTCCTCGAGGCCCTCACAGCGCTGTCCTACCTGCACTCCGTGGGGCTGGTCTACAACGACCTCAAGCCCGAGAACATCATGCTCACCGAGGACCACGTCAAGCTCATCGACATGGGCGCGGTCTCGGGCGTCGGCGACTACGGGCACATCTACGGCACACCGGGCTTCCAGGCGCCGGAGATCCCCGAGACCGGCCCCACCATCGCCTCCGACCTCTACACCGTGGGGCGCACCCTGGCGTCGTTGATCGTCCGACTGCCGGTGGTCGACGGCCGTTACGCCGACGGGATCCCCTCCCCCGTCGAGGAGCCGGTGTTCAGCCGGTACGACTCGCTCTACCGTTTCCTGTTGCGCTCGACCAACGAGGACCCGACCATGCGGTTCCGCAGCGCCAACGGGATGGCCGGCCAGCTGATGGGCGTGTTGCGCGAAGTCCTCGCTCTGCGTACCGGGATCCCGCATCCGGCGTTCTCCTCGGTGTTCTCGCCGCAGCGGTCCACGTTCGGCACGTTGTTCACGGTCGAGCCGACCGATTTCCTCGTCGACGGCCACGCCCGCGACACCACACTGACCGGTGCCGAACTCGTCGACGCCCTGCCCGTGCCGCTGATGGAGTCCTCCGATCCCGCCGGGCGCATCCTGGCCGCCACCTCCTACACCTCCGTGGAGCAGCGGATCGACACGCTCCGTGAGCTGTACTCAGATACCGAGTCCGAGGCCCACGACAGCGTGGGGGTGATCATGTCGCTCGCCCGCGCCTACCTCGAGAGCGGAGACCTCGCGTCGGCCGAGGCCTTGCTGGAGGAGAACTCCGACCGACTCCGCTCGGAGTGGCGCCTGGTCTGGTACGTCGGGGTGATCGCCCTGCTCAAAGGGGATCCCGTGGGCGCCTATCCGAAGTTCCAGCAGGTGTTGTCGGCCATGCCGGGGGAGAACGGGCCCAAGCTGGCGCTCGCGGCGACCGCCGAGCTCATCCTCGACGTCTGCCCGGAGGGGGACAGGGCCCGATGGGCGCGGTCGAGCGAGCACTTCTACCGCACGGTGTGGTCCGTGGACCGGTCGGTGGTCAGTTCCGCATTCGGGTTGGCCCGACAGTTGCAGAGGCGCGGGGAGGTCGCGGCGGCGATCGAGGAACTGGACCGGGTCCCGCCCAACTCCCGATACTCGGCCCTGGCCAATCTCACGGCGATCCTGCTGCTGTGCCAGGGGCGGCCACTGCGGGAGACCGAGGAATCCCACCTGCGCGAGGCCGCTCGTCGCGTCGCGAACCTGTCCGCCGGTGAGCACCGGGCCGTCCAGATCCGCCTCACCGTGCTGACCACGGCACTGAGTTGGATCCAGCTTCCCGGAAACGAGCCCTCGCCGTCGCCACTGATGCGGGGGGTGCCGTTCACCGAGTTCGGTCTGAGAACGGGCGCGGAGACGGTGTTGCGGACCCTGGCGCGGTCCACCGAGACCCGGCAGCAGCGCTTCCGGTTGGTGGACCAGGCCAACAGCATCCGGCCTCGAACCCTGTTCTGA
- the egtD gene encoding L-histidine N(alpha)-methyltransferase, with amino-acid sequence MTGTENPRGTTTTTTTTTTTRTTSADPDTAALESDLRDGFFADPPTVPPRWFYDEKGSVIFDQITRVVEYYPTRAEAEILTARAREIVAAASTVVELGAGTCEKTRVLLDVLTQARADARFVPVDISSEMLVESSRALGQEYPGLRIDPVIGDITALEGPLPGEPGGRLVLFLGGTVGNFSEKQRAGFFRMLRALMAPGDRLALGFDLVKNPDRLVAAYDDAAGVTAEFNLNMLDVIARTVDCTGLDRRDFRHEAVWNETESRIEMWLRAVREVRIDFPTLERGRTLAAGDGIRTEIARKFEPRALVDELAGHGFGDDAVWTDTAGDFGLAVVVVE; translated from the coding sequence ATGACCGGCACCGAGAATCCGCGTGGGACCACGACCACGACCACGACCACGACCACGACGAGGACGACGTCTGCAGACCCCGACACCGCCGCTCTCGAGTCCGACCTTCGCGACGGGTTCTTCGCCGACCCGCCGACCGTTCCGCCACGCTGGTTCTACGACGAGAAGGGCAGTGTGATCTTCGATCAGATCACCAGGGTCGTGGAGTACTACCCCACGCGGGCCGAGGCCGAGATCCTCACGGCCCGGGCACGCGAGATCGTGGCCGCGGCCTCGACGGTGGTCGAGCTGGGGGCCGGGACCTGCGAGAAGACCCGGGTACTCCTCGACGTGCTGACACAGGCCCGCGCGGATGCGCGGTTCGTGCCCGTGGACATCAGTTCCGAGATGCTCGTCGAGAGCTCGCGCGCGCTGGGGCAGGAGTATCCGGGCCTGCGGATCGACCCGGTCATCGGTGACATCACCGCCCTCGAGGGGCCTCTGCCGGGTGAACCGGGAGGACGGTTGGTGCTGTTCCTCGGCGGTACCGTCGGCAACTTCAGCGAGAAGCAGCGGGCCGGGTTCTTCCGGATGCTTCGTGCGCTCATGGCGCCGGGGGACCGGCTGGCGCTGGGATTCGACCTGGTCAAGAACCCGGACCGGCTGGTGGCGGCCTATGACGACGCCGCCGGCGTCACCGCCGAGTTCAACCTCAACATGCTCGACGTGATCGCCCGGACCGTCGACTGCACCGGTCTCGACCGCAGGGACTTCCGGCACGAGGCCGTGTGGAACGAGACCGAGAGCCGTATCGAGATGTGGTTGCGCGCCGTGCGTGAGGTGCGGATCGATTTTCCGACGCTCGAACGCGGCCGGACCCTGGCCGCGGGTGACGGGATCCGCACCGAGATCGCCCGGAAGTTCGAGCCCCGAGCACTCGTGGACGAACTCGCGGGACACGGTTTCGGCGATGACGCGGTCTGGACCGATACGGCCGGGGACTTCGGGTTGGCCGTCGTCGTCGTCGAGTAG
- a CDS encoding methylated-DNA--[protein]-cysteine S-methyltransferase — MTTTRGTTGRAVRVLDTPAGWVVIEATATGVSRLDQVGTDLAGADRDLAPRFPVEPSGDEVSGADPGAAADHLDRLASQLEAYFAGRLREFDAPVDWAAAGVHDEFSREAYREIQHIPYGETSTYGQVSVDAGRPRNARRVGRLCTLVPVPFVIPVHRVLRADGGMGSCPEYRLRLLEHERRNLTAEVPVPFPGSGVRNGGF, encoded by the coding sequence GTGACCACCACGCGCGGGACCACAGGGAGGGCCGTGCGGGTGCTCGACACGCCCGCCGGATGGGTGGTGATTGAGGCCACCGCGACCGGCGTGTCGCGCCTGGACCAGGTGGGGACGGACCTGGCCGGTGCGGACCGGGACCTCGCCCCACGGTTCCCCGTGGAACCATCCGGTGACGAGGTGAGCGGCGCCGACCCCGGCGCGGCGGCCGACCACCTCGATCGGCTGGCGAGCCAACTCGAGGCCTACTTCGCCGGTCGCCTGCGTGAGTTCGACGCCCCCGTGGACTGGGCGGCCGCGGGCGTGCACGATGAGTTCTCCCGAGAGGCCTACCGCGAGATCCAGCACATCCCGTACGGCGAGACCTCGACCTATGGGCAGGTCAGCGTGGATGCGGGCCGACCGCGCAACGCCCGCCGGGTGGGGCGGTTGTGCACCCTCGTGCCCGTGCCGTTCGTCATTCCCGTGCACCGGGTCCTCCGCGCCGACGGTGGAATGGGCAGCTGTCCCGAGTACCGCCTGCGGCTCCTCGAGCACGAGCGGCGCAACCTCACCGCGGAGGTCCCGGTGCCTTTTCCCGGCAGCGGCGTGCGGAACGGTGGCTTCTGA
- the egtB gene encoding ergothioneine biosynthesis protein EgtB yields the protein MTVGDVTTQGPQSVPTLSAGGTVERFLRVRQLTDLLASRLSAEDQIPQSMTAASPAAWHRAHTTWFFEEFVLGRLPGYTSPEPVFRFLFNSYYEAVGPRQPRPQRGLITRPSVAEIGDFRSRVDEAVVAALEAGRVDDRGRELLELGCHHEQQHQELMLMDAKHLFSHNPTDPVYVHRSADPVAAAPGETDWLDVVEGVARVGAADPADRSGSPHDDLPSGGFSYDNERPRHRVWIPGGQVAGRQVTVADWKQFMADGGYSRPELWLSDGWAAVQTEGWDAPGYWRREDGIGAPAATDGNASADGDWTTFTLSGRRPVVDAEPVCHVSFYEADAFARWAGARLPTEFEWEVASAGWRIGDELDPDRCHPRPATDRSIGGVWEWTSSAYLPYPGFVTEEGAAGEYNGKFMSDQHVLRGGSALTPAGHTRPTYRNFFPASSRWAATGLRLAR from the coding sequence ATGACTGTTGGAGATGTCACAACCCAAGGGCCGCAGTCGGTTCCGACGCTCAGCGCCGGGGGCACGGTCGAGAGGTTCCTGCGCGTCCGCCAGCTCACCGACCTCTTGGCCTCCCGCCTGAGCGCCGAGGATCAGATTCCGCAATCGATGACGGCGGCCAGTCCCGCGGCGTGGCACCGAGCGCACACGACGTGGTTCTTCGAGGAGTTCGTACTGGGGCGTCTGCCGGGGTACACCTCGCCCGAGCCGGTCTTCCGGTTCCTCTTCAACTCGTATTACGAGGCCGTGGGACCGCGGCAACCCCGGCCCCAGCGGGGTCTCATCACCCGCCCGTCGGTGGCGGAGATCGGCGACTTCCGTTCGCGCGTCGACGAGGCGGTGGTGGCCGCGCTCGAGGCGGGTCGGGTAGATGATCGCGGGCGTGAGCTCCTCGAGCTGGGCTGCCACCACGAGCAGCAGCACCAGGAGCTGATGCTCATGGACGCCAAGCACCTGTTCTCCCACAATCCGACCGACCCCGTCTACGTGCACAGGTCCGCGGACCCGGTCGCAGCGGCGCCGGGGGAGACGGACTGGCTCGACGTCGTCGAGGGGGTCGCCAGGGTCGGCGCCGCGGACCCGGCCGACCGCTCCGGGTCCCCCCACGACGATCTGCCCTCCGGCGGCTTCTCCTACGACAACGAACGCCCACGTCACCGGGTGTGGATACCGGGCGGCCAGGTGGCCGGTCGTCAGGTCACGGTGGCGGACTGGAAGCAGTTCATGGCCGATGGCGGGTACTCCCGCCCCGAGTTGTGGCTCTCCGACGGGTGGGCCGCCGTGCAGACCGAGGGCTGGGACGCGCCCGGGTACTGGCGTCGCGAGGACGGCATCGGGGCCCCCGCCGCCACGGACGGTAACGCCTCCGCCGACGGTGACTGGACGACCTTCACCCTCTCGGGCCGCCGGCCGGTGGTCGACGCCGAGCCCGTCTGCCACGTGTCCTTCTATGAGGCCGACGCGTTCGCCCGGTGGGCCGGTGCCCGGCTGCCCACCGAGTTCGAGTGGGAGGTCGCGTCCGCCGGCTGGCGGATCGGGGACGAGCTCGATCCCGACCGGTGCCACCCGCGGCCCGCCACGGACCGGTCGATCGGCGGGGTGTGGGAGTGGACCTCCAGTGCCTACCTGCCCTACCCCGGGTTCGTCACCGAGGAGGGTGCGGCGGGCGAGTACAACGGCAAGTTCATGTCCGACCAGCATGTACTGCGCGGCGGCAGTGCCCTGACCCCGGCGGGTCACACGCGGCCCACCTACCGCAACTTCTTCCCTGCCTCGTCGCGGTGGGCGGCCACCGGACTGAGGCTCGCGCGATGA
- a CDS encoding suppressor of fused domain protein — protein MIGESTAPVPDKANLSGLEGLFGEAESVRVLHYPHETEADEEGQTTQWHCDVVVVDNVPAPGFTTYATVGARELPTNVTTPEGRQIRSEFVTVGRTGHRAMADVLDACALAVASGSIHVAPGAVIPNAVGIVDSGRRCEHLVLAPPFLWPRLQVVDETGGPDGTGPLLTRLQAVPITTAEMSAVARDGADSLFERLDTAGADVTDPDRPSVV, from the coding sequence GTGATCGGCGAAAGCACAGCGCCGGTCCCTGACAAGGCGAATCTCTCCGGGCTTGAGGGCCTCTTCGGCGAGGCAGAGTCGGTTCGCGTCCTGCACTACCCGCACGAGACGGAGGCCGACGAGGAGGGCCAGACCACTCAGTGGCACTGCGACGTCGTCGTCGTCGACAACGTCCCCGCGCCCGGGTTCACCACCTACGCCACCGTCGGTGCCCGCGAGTTGCCCACCAACGTCACCACGCCCGAGGGGCGACAGATCCGCAGTGAGTTCGTCACCGTGGGTCGCACCGGCCACCGGGCCATGGCCGACGTCCTGGACGCGTGCGCGCTGGCCGTGGCCTCAGGATCCATCCACGTGGCACCGGGTGCGGTGATCCCGAACGCGGTGGGGATCGTCGATTCCGGTCGGCGCTGCGAGCACCTGGTCCTGGCGCCGCCGTTCCTGTGGCCCCGACTGCAGGTGGTCGACGAGACCGGCGGGCCGGACGGAACCGGGCCGCTGCTCACGCGACTACAGGCGGTGCCCATCACCACCGCCGAGATGTCGGCGGTCGCCCGCGACGGCGCCGACTCCTTGTTCGAGCGCCTCGACACCGCCGGTGCCGACGTCACCGACCCGGACCGGCCGAGCGTGGTCTGA